The following are encoded in a window of Paenibacillus polymyxa genomic DNA:
- a CDS encoding alpha/beta fold hydrolase → MEKVLCEGTTICYAEQGKGDPIILLHGFCGSSSYWDEVVPLLSQSYRCIVPDLRGHGRSDAPLGAYTIDQMADDVLKLQEQLDIPQAAWFGHSLGGYLALSAVQRHAERLTAFGLIHSTAYADTDEGKEKRNKAVSTIQTEGITTFVDGLVPGLFALDHVKSMSSQLLKVKEIGYKTPPQGAVGASLAMRERTDRRDVLSASALPALLVAGEQDQAVPPARTFTTDRAGVTQVTLPETGHMSLFEAPELLANTILTFLEQNLKR, encoded by the coding sequence ATGGAAAAGGTATTATGCGAAGGAACGACGATCTGCTATGCCGAACAGGGAAAAGGAGATCCGATCATTCTATTGCACGGATTTTGCGGAAGCTCTTCCTACTGGGATGAGGTTGTTCCCTTGCTATCCCAAAGCTATCGTTGTATTGTTCCAGACTTGCGTGGACACGGACGCAGCGATGCTCCACTAGGAGCCTATACTATTGATCAAATGGCAGATGATGTGCTTAAACTTCAAGAACAATTGGACATTCCTCAGGCTGCCTGGTTTGGTCACTCCCTAGGAGGCTATCTTGCCCTTTCGGCAGTGCAGAGACATGCAGAACGCCTGACAGCCTTTGGACTGATTCATTCCACAGCATATGCAGATACGGATGAAGGTAAAGAAAAGCGGAATAAGGCTGTATCCACCATCCAAACGGAGGGGATTACGACCTTTGTAGATGGACTCGTACCGGGACTGTTTGCTCTTGATCATGTGAAGTCAATGTCCAGCCAATTACTTAAAGTCAAAGAAATTGGCTACAAAACACCACCACAAGGAGCCGTCGGAGCATCACTGGCTATGCGCGAGCGTACTGATCGGCGGGATGTGTTGTCGGCTTCTGCATTGCCAGCCCTTTTAGTAGCGGGTGAGCAGGATCAGGCGGTTCCTCCAGCGCGGACGTTTACAACAGATCGGGCCGGAGTAACTCAGGTTACCCTACCGGAAACAGGTCACATGAGCCTGTTCGAGGCACCGGAGTTATTAGCGAACACCATCTTGACATTTTTAGAGCAAAACTTGAAAAGGTAG
- the yyaC gene encoding spore protease YyaC has translation MSLYNRASAPGRSSLEHNVKKTDRDGLAPFFREIHHQHAIDKLTFVCIGTDRSSGDSLGPLVGTMLKEQGFPHVIGTMTEPCDADHLVSYLECIPQDHHVIAIDACLGQHGSTGMFLIAREPLTPARSVGLSLPSVGHYSVAAIVNERSPKPYWTLQMTSLHLVMTMAAHIANAAAYEFGLKTDLQDFPEGYRFRY, from the coding sequence TTGTCTTTGTATAATCGAGCTTCCGCACCCGGTCGCTCGTCCTTAGAACATAATGTAAAGAAAACAGATCGAGATGGACTCGCGCCGTTTTTCCGAGAAATTCATCATCAGCATGCTATAGATAAGTTGACTTTTGTTTGCATCGGTACAGATCGCTCATCGGGTGATTCACTCGGGCCACTGGTAGGCACCATGCTCAAGGAGCAAGGTTTTCCGCACGTGATTGGCACAATGACGGAGCCCTGTGATGCAGATCATCTGGTTTCATACTTGGAGTGCATTCCCCAAGATCATCATGTGATCGCCATAGATGCTTGTCTTGGACAGCACGGCTCAACGGGAATGTTTCTTATTGCGCGTGAACCGCTAACTCCTGCGCGATCGGTGGGGCTGTCTCTGCCGTCTGTTGGTCATTATAGTGTTGCAGCGATTGTGAATGAGCGCAGTCCCAAACCCTATTGGACACTCCAAATGACGTCGCTTCACTTGGTCATGACCATGGCTGCGCATATTGCTAATGCGGCGGCTTATGAATTTGGTTTAAAAACAGATTTGCAAGATTTTCCAGAGGGTTACCGTTTCAGATATTGA
- a CDS encoding DUF1128 domain-containing protein yields MDLSVPSHANIEYMIEGIKTKLRMASGAAMQASAFSLEQYEDIHDVYDMVISKPNLSISEVEAIVSELGRLRKSS; encoded by the coding sequence ATGGATTTGTCTGTACCGTCTCATGCCAACATTGAGTATATGATTGAGGGTATTAAAACCAAGCTCCGTATGGCGAGTGGTGCTGCTATGCAGGCATCCGCTTTCTCGCTGGAGCAATACGAGGACATCCATGATGTCTATGATATGGTGATAAGCAAGCCTAACCTGAGCATTTCAGAGGTTGAAGCTATTGTTTCTGAACTGGGTAGATTGCGTAAGTCCTCCTGA
- a CDS encoding pirin family protein, translating into MIKIVTSAERHTSNKGWIHSEFSFSFADYEDPSNAHFGCMLAHNDNELEPQQGFKRHPHHDLEIVTYVIEGQLHHSDSLGHEQDLKSGSIQVLSAGTGIEHEERNTGDERPVRFLQMWFLPESPGIQPSYQVQRFKHSERLNRLQPVVSGSEVEGALSIAQDINLYLSRLEKGQQLEYPQQEERRTHIYVVNGHVEVTCQDGDFQLGPGDAARIQKSCNLKIRATGNEDISELVLADLP; encoded by the coding sequence ATGATTAAAATAGTGACATCGGCAGAAAGACATACCTCAAATAAAGGGTGGATTCATAGTGAGTTTAGCTTTTCGTTTGCCGATTATGAAGATCCGAGCAATGCCCATTTTGGCTGTATGCTAGCCCATAATGATAACGAGCTTGAACCGCAGCAAGGCTTCAAAAGACATCCGCATCACGATTTGGAAATCGTCACCTACGTGATTGAAGGCCAATTGCATCATAGCGACAGCTTAGGACATGAGCAGGATTTGAAAAGCGGCTCGATCCAGGTTCTGAGTGCAGGCACCGGAATTGAACATGAAGAGCGAAATACTGGGGATGAAAGACCGGTTCGTTTTTTGCAAATGTGGTTTTTACCCGAGAGTCCTGGCATTCAGCCTTCTTATCAGGTGCAAAGATTCAAGCACAGTGAACGTCTAAATCGGCTTCAGCCTGTTGTGTCTGGTTCAGAAGTGGAGGGGGCGTTATCCATCGCGCAGGATATAAATCTGTATCTGAGCAGATTGGAAAAAGGACAGCAGCTTGAATATCCGCAGCAAGAGGAGCGCCGCACCCACATCTATGTAGTTAACGGTCATGTGGAAGTTACGTGCCAGGATGGGGATTTTCAGTTAGGGCCTGGCGATGCCGCGCGAATTCAAAAAAGCTGTAACTTAAAGATACGAGCTACAGGCAATGAGGATATATCTGAACTGGTGTTAGCGGATTTGCCTTGA